A genome region from Gemmatimonadaceae bacterium includes the following:
- a CDS encoding amino acid permease, giving the protein MASTAERIETDETRSSSAGFVKAMTLTDATMLVAGSMIGSGIFIVSADISRSVGSPLWLMLAWIAAGVITMLGALAYGELAAMYPRAGGQYVFLRESMGPLMGFLYGWTLFIVIQTGTIAAVAVAFGRFLGVLWPAITPDLYAWFPHFSINSPGGVIDVGLSPQRLIALISIWVLTWINLRGIREGKFVQTSLTLIKTGALAALIILGLTIGRNAEALAANFGPGAFTGNVSITSVFMIAFGASLVGSLFASDAWNNVTFTAAEVKNPQRNLPLALFLGTGLVTLLYLLANVAYLNVLPLQGIKEGATVLERGIQHATQDRVGSAAAEMIFGPIGGSLMAAAILISTFGCNNGLILSGARVYYAMAKDRLFFKSVGTLSKNHVPAVALVSQAIWTSLLCLTGTYGQLLNYVIFAALIFYAFTTIGLFILRSKRPDAERPYKAVGYPVLPALYIVLALTVAVVLLISETTRVQALSGLVLVALGIPVYFLWRKAEPQP; this is encoded by the coding sequence ATGGCCAGCACCGCCGAGAGAATCGAAACCGACGAGACCCGATCGTCGTCCGCCGGATTCGTCAAGGCCATGACGCTCACCGACGCGACCATGCTCGTCGCTGGGTCGATGATCGGATCGGGCATCTTCATCGTCTCCGCGGACATCTCGCGGAGCGTCGGATCCCCGCTCTGGCTCATGCTTGCGTGGATTGCCGCCGGCGTCATCACGATGCTCGGAGCTCTCGCCTACGGCGAGCTCGCGGCAATGTATCCACGCGCCGGAGGGCAGTACGTATTTCTGCGTGAATCAATGGGCCCTCTAATGGGCTTTCTATATGGATGGACCCTGTTCATCGTCATCCAGACCGGCACCATCGCAGCAGTCGCCGTGGCCTTCGGACGATTTCTCGGCGTCCTCTGGCCGGCGATCACGCCCGACCTGTACGCCTGGTTTCCGCATTTCTCCATCAATTCGCCAGGCGGAGTGATCGATGTCGGCCTGTCTCCGCAGCGACTTATCGCGCTCATATCGATCTGGGTTCTCACCTGGATCAACCTTCGAGGGATTCGCGAGGGAAAGTTCGTCCAGACCAGCCTTACCCTCATCAAGACCGGTGCGCTCGCGGCGCTCATCATCCTGGGACTGACAATTGGCCGGAACGCCGAGGCGCTCGCGGCCAATTTCGGACCCGGCGCGTTCACCGGCAACGTGTCGATCACGTCGGTGTTCATGATCGCCTTCGGCGCTTCGCTCGTCGGATCGCTGTTCGCAAGCGACGCGTGGAACAACGTCACCTTCACCGCGGCGGAGGTCAAAAATCCGCAGCGCAATCTTCCGCTGGCTTTATTCCTCGGAACAGGTCTGGTAACGCTCCTGTACCTCCTGGCTAACGTCGCCTATCTCAACGTGCTGCCGCTGCAGGGCATCAAGGAAGGTGCGACCGTGCTCGAGCGCGGCATCCAGCACGCGACGCAGGACCGTGTCGGAAGCGCGGCCGCCGAGATGATATTCGGGCCGATTGGCGGCAGTCTGATGGCTGCGGCAATTCTCATCTCGACCTTCGGCTGCAACAATGGCCTGATTCTCTCAGGCGCGCGCGTTTACTATGCGATGGCGAAGGACCGTCTTTTCTTCAAGAGCGTCGGCACTCTCAGCAAGAACCACGTTCCGGCCGTCGCACTTGTGTCCCAGGCAATCTGGACAAGCCTGCTGTGCCTCACCGGGACATACGGTCAATTGCTCAATTACGTCATCTTCGCCGCCCTGATATTTTACGCATTCACGACGATTGGACTTTTTATTCTGCGCAGCAAGCGCCCGGATGCGGAACGGCCGTACAAGGCGGTGGGATATCCGGTTCTCCCGGCGCTATATATCGTGCTCGCCCTGACCGTTGCCGTGGTGCTTCTGATTTCCGAGACGACCCGCGTGCAGGCACTGTCGGGTCTCGTGCTCGTAGCACTCGGCATTCCGGTTTACTTCCTTTGGCGGAAGGCGGAGCCGCAGCCTTAG
- a CDS encoding biopolymer transporter ExbD has protein sequence MSMQGTAKGLTNDINVTPMIDVLLVLLIIFMLVVPMSRKAIDLQLPDPTEQESSANPPPQIVLEVMPGEKYFVNKEAIPKDRLLARLTEIYNGRPEKIIFVKGSPKGVKYEQVIYAMDVARGAGVKVIGVSPKETTQ, from the coding sequence ATGTCAATGCAAGGGACGGCAAAAGGCCTCACCAATGACATCAACGTCACGCCGATGATCGACGTGCTGCTGGTGCTTCTGATCATCTTCATGCTCGTTGTGCCGATGTCGCGGAAGGCAATCGATCTTCAGCTGCCTGATCCGACGGAGCAGGAGTCAAGTGCAAACCCGCCGCCGCAGATCGTGCTCGAGGTCATGCCCGGGGAAAAGTATTTCGTGAACAAGGAGGCGATCCCGAAGGACCGGCTTCTTGCGCGCCTCACGGAGATTTACAATGGGCGGCCTGAGAAGATCATTTTCGTCAAGGGCTCACCGAAGGGCGTGAAGTACGAGCAGGTGATTTACGCAATGGACGTCGCGCGCGGGGCGGGCGTGAAAGTCATCGGCGTTTCGCCGAAGGAAACCACACAGTAG
- a CDS encoding biopolymer transporter ExbD produces the protein MSMSPSSGGEIKAEPNVTPMIDVMLVLLIIFMLVVPAISAGFQAVPPQGTNLKPHPEEERDQVLGIDADGQYFLNKAAIPNAELPQRLKAIYENREEDKLLYIKAHKDLEYGKVLDALDIAAHNHVAVTGMITDQKPGTVSLVQTDRIMGLGTKEGAK, from the coding sequence ATGTCAATGTCACCCAGCTCTGGAGGCGAGATAAAGGCGGAGCCGAACGTGACGCCGATGATCGACGTCATGCTGGTGCTGCTGATCATCTTCATGCTCGTGGTGCCTGCCATCAGCGCCGGCTTCCAGGCCGTTCCGCCGCAGGGCACCAACCTGAAACCGCATCCTGAAGAGGAGCGCGACCAGGTGCTCGGCATCGATGCAGATGGGCAGTATTTCCTGAACAAGGCCGCGATTCCCAATGCTGAGCTGCCGCAGCGGCTCAAGGCGATCTACGAGAACCGCGAAGAGGACAAGCTCCTGTACATCAAGGCGCACAAGGACCTCGAGTACGGCAAGGTCCTCGACGCTCTCGACATCGCGGCACATAACCACGTCGCAGTTACCGGAATGATCACCGATCAGAAGCCCGGCACGGTATCACTGGTGCAGACGGACCGGATAATGGGTCTGGGAACGAAGGAAGGGGCCAAGTAA
- a CDS encoding MotA/TolQ/ExbB proton channel family protein: MQLSLLDLWSQMGSFARGIVFVLAIQSIWSLSITIKKWWDLRKAQAETRKFAPEFSQFLEEDNLNEAVTLADKYKKSHVARVLGGALGEIKPLIQDGTVTVGDINSAERAVEREMLMTVTDLKRGLGVLATVGATAPFVGLLGTTMGIVNAFVGMAASGSGGLSAISAGVAEALITTAFGLLVAIPAVWAYNFFQVKIDNLTAEMTYTSKEMIDYMIKNVSGEFGRSRFTREFNTTASSGNAPISQ; this comes from the coding sequence ATGCAACTTTCGCTGCTTGATCTTTGGAGCCAGATGGGCAGTTTCGCCCGCGGGATCGTGTTCGTTCTCGCGATTCAGTCCATATGGTCGCTGTCGATCACCATCAAGAAGTGGTGGGACCTTCGCAAGGCGCAGGCCGAGACCCGCAAGTTCGCGCCCGAGTTTTCGCAGTTCCTCGAGGAAGACAACCTCAACGAAGCTGTCACTCTCGCTGACAAATACAAGAAGTCGCACGTCGCCCGCGTTCTTGGCGGAGCGCTGGGCGAGATCAAGCCCCTCATTCAGGACGGCACCGTCACAGTCGGAGACATCAATTCAGCCGAGCGCGCCGTAGAGCGCGAGATGCTGATGACCGTCACCGACCTGAAGCGCGGCCTCGGCGTTCTCGCAACGGTCGGAGCTACCGCGCCCTTCGTCGGCCTCCTCGGAACAACGATGGGAATCGTGAATGCGTTCGTCGGAATGGCCGCATCGGGATCGGGCGGACTGTCCGCGATCTCCGCCGGTGTCGCCGAAGCGCTGATCACCACCGCGTTCGGTCTCCTCGTCGCCATTCCCGCCGTGTGGGCATACAACTTCTTCCAGGTGAAGATCGACAACCTGACCGCGGAGATGACCTACACGTCGAAGGAAATGATCGACTACATGATCAAGAACGTGAGTGGGGAGTTCGGCCGCTCGCGCTTCACCCGCGAATTCAACACTACCGCTTCGTCGGGCAACGCCCCGATCTCGCAGTAG
- a CDS encoding TonB family protein — translation MFNQLIESQPKKQKMAGGTLFSIVFHGSLIGAAVVVTANAGIADDKTKNQKIQFVEMKKEPPKPKEPPPPPPPPKEVFKAPPPKGFQVLRAPVEIPIKIPDIDLTKKVTDEADFSGKGVKGGIAKGVEGGTPQRIGNEPYFEFQVEKPVQQIVGTGTPRYPDALRSSGVEGEVQAQFIVNEEGRAETGSFKVLKATNDLFASAVRSAMPQMRFYAAEVGGKKVRQLVQQSFQFKLDR, via the coding sequence ATGTTCAATCAACTGATCGAATCGCAGCCGAAGAAGCAGAAGATGGCGGGCGGAACGTTGTTCAGCATCGTGTTCCACGGTTCGCTGATCGGGGCCGCCGTCGTCGTCACCGCCAACGCGGGCATCGCCGACGACAAGACGAAGAACCAGAAGATCCAGTTCGTCGAGATGAAGAAGGAGCCGCCGAAGCCGAAGGAGCCACCTCCTCCACCACCGCCGCCGAAGGAAGTCTTCAAGGCACCTCCGCCGAAGGGATTCCAGGTGCTGCGCGCGCCGGTCGAGATTCCGATCAAGATTCCCGACATCGACCTCACGAAAAAGGTCACTGACGAAGCCGACTTCAGCGGCAAGGGAGTGAAGGGCGGCATCGCGAAGGGAGTCGAGGGCGGGACGCCGCAGCGAATTGGCAATGAGCCGTACTTCGAGTTCCAGGTTGAGAAGCCGGTGCAGCAGATTGTCGGAACCGGAACTCCGCGCTATCCCGACGCTCTGCGCTCCTCTGGCGTCGAGGGCGAAGTGCAGGCGCAGTTCATCGTGAACGAGGAAGGCCGCGCAGAGACCGGCTCTTTCAAGGTGCTCAAGGCAACAAACGACCTCTTCGCCTCAGCCGTCCGCTCGGCGATGCCGCAGATGCGGTTCTACGCGGCGGAGGTTGGCGGCAAGAAAGTGCGTCAGCTCGTCCAGCAGAGCTTCCAGTTCAAGCTCGATAGATAA
- a CDS encoding ATP-binding protein, whose product MASTRTNLTLAFTGALIAVTAALALTLWTVRNASLYRDVARYAVTQADVAATLVQDAASAQKAVIVGPNTPPETQIVTPHLRTLLDAFPDYLVVVDQLGVALYLSTMMRQLPEEVSDTLLARISGLPNDSAAVVSLPGVEELLLVSRQVSDTTAGTLGRVIVGVTTSRITTLPREYRIVLFFIAPLIILLAGWLAWTATGLTAQRISKINHDVAAITDGRSLHRRLSMDHAGQEFEELVGTLNAMIARLETSFMGLRRFTADASHELKTPLAVLRADVERAMTDHTPPSEQLVALEEALQETTRMADLVESLLTLARADEGRFDIHKEPVALKPLVQDIHETAVILGEGAGVTVNFPFTADVTVMGDPTRLRQLFLNLVTNAIKYTPAGGKVELGLGLHPDNVTFAVRDTGIGIAAADVPHIFERFWRADRARSRMSERGGFGLGLAISQWIAQAHGGTLTASSRLGRGSLFTVTLPLPARLPEESPAE is encoded by the coding sequence GTGGCTTCCACGCGAACCAATCTGACGCTCGCCTTCACGGGGGCGCTCATCGCGGTCACCGCGGCGCTCGCGCTCACCCTGTGGACCGTTCGCAACGCTTCTCTCTACCGTGATGTCGCACGCTATGCAGTCACCCAGGCGGATGTAGCGGCGACGCTGGTGCAGGATGCTGCGTCGGCGCAGAAGGCAGTGATCGTCGGACCGAATACTCCGCCGGAGACACAGATCGTCACGCCCCATCTGCGAACCCTGCTTGACGCGTTTCCGGATTACCTCGTCGTCGTGGACCAGCTGGGGGTGGCTCTCTACCTCTCGACGATGATGCGTCAGCTGCCTGAGGAGGTGAGCGACACCCTGCTTGCCAGGATATCCGGCCTTCCCAACGATTCGGCCGCCGTCGTGTCTCTGCCCGGTGTCGAGGAGCTGCTGCTCGTCTCCCGTCAGGTTTCGGACACCACCGCCGGCACTCTGGGACGCGTGATTGTCGGTGTCACGACGTCCAGGATCACGACGCTGCCACGGGAGTACCGGATCGTCCTGTTCTTCATCGCCCCGCTGATTATCCTCCTCGCCGGGTGGCTCGCGTGGACGGCCACCGGGCTCACCGCTCAGAGAATCTCCAAGATCAACCACGACGTGGCGGCCATCACCGACGGACGCAGCCTTCACCGTCGCCTCAGCATGGATCACGCGGGTCAGGAATTCGAGGAGCTCGTCGGCACTCTCAATGCGATGATCGCGCGTCTCGAGACATCGTTCATGGGGCTTCGCCGATTCACGGCTGACGCGAGTCACGAGCTGAAGACTCCGCTCGCCGTGCTGCGCGCCGATGTCGAGCGCGCTATGACCGACCATACTCCGCCGAGCGAGCAGCTGGTTGCGCTCGAGGAAGCGCTGCAGGAAACGACTCGGATGGCCGATCTGGTAGAAAGTCTGCTCACGCTCGCGCGGGCAGACGAAGGAAGGTTCGACATTCACAAGGAACCGGTTGCTCTCAAGCCGCTGGTGCAGGACATCCACGAGACGGCGGTGATACTGGGCGAAGGGGCCGGCGTCACCGTGAATTTTCCATTCACGGCCGACGTGACGGTGATGGGAGATCCGACGAGGCTGCGCCAGCTGTTTCTCAATCTTGTGACGAACGCAATCAAGTACACCCCCGCCGGCGGGAAAGTGGAGCTGGGGCTTGGTCTGCATCCCGACAACGTCACGTTCGCGGTTCGCGACACGGGAATCGGCATCGCCGCGGCCGACGTGCCGCACATCTTCGAGAGGTTCTGGCGCGCGGATCGAGCGCGGTCGCGCATGTCCGAGCGCGGCGGGTTCGGACTCGGACTCGCGATCAGCCAATGGATCGCCCAGGCACACGGTGGCACCCTAACTGCGTCGTCTCGTCTGGGCCGGGGGAGTCTCTTCACCGTCACACTGCCGCTGCCCGCTCGGCTGCCGGAGGAATCACCAGCAGAATGA
- a CDS encoding response regulator transcription factor, producing MKILVIEDDPTVGQFVKRGLEQQRWGVDLIGSGDEGERMAAAGNYDLIILDMRLPGKSGLQVLHDLRGRGFERPVLVLTAQDAIDAKVETLRAGADDYVTKPFAFEELLARVEALSRRPRVLASPALRVADLELHLDTREVARAGTTIELTPKEYTVLEYLMRHAGRVMSRTLITEYAWGYHFDPGTNIVDVVINHLRKKIDASHPTKLIHTIRGVGYVIRADSIPAKG from the coding sequence ATGAAGATCCTCGTCATTGAGGATGATCCCACCGTCGGTCAGTTCGTAAAGCGCGGGCTCGAGCAGCAGCGATGGGGAGTGGACCTCATCGGCAGCGGCGACGAGGGCGAGCGGATGGCGGCGGCGGGAAATTACGACCTGATCATCCTCGACATGCGGCTCCCCGGAAAGTCAGGGCTGCAGGTGCTGCACGACTTGCGCGGGCGCGGCTTCGAGCGCCCGGTCCTGGTACTCACCGCGCAGGATGCGATCGACGCCAAGGTCGAGACCCTCCGCGCCGGCGCCGATGACTATGTCACCAAGCCATTCGCGTTCGAGGAGCTGCTCGCCCGGGTCGAGGCGTTGTCGCGCCGCCCCCGCGTTCTTGCGTCACCGGCGCTAAGGGTGGCCGATCTGGAGCTGCATCTCGACACGCGCGAGGTCGCTCGCGCCGGCACGACCATCGAGCTCACGCCGAAAGAGTACACCGTGCTGGAGTATCTCATGAGGCACGCAGGGCGCGTCATGAGCCGCACACTCATCACCGAGTACGCGTGGGGCTACCACTTCGACCCGGGCACGAACATCGTCGACGTCGTCATCAATCATCTGCGCAAGAAAATCGACGCCTCGCATCCGACGAAGCTGATCCATACAATCCGGGGCGTTGGCTACGTGATACGCGCCGACAGCATTCCGGCAAAGGGCTGA
- a CDS encoding prepilin-type N-terminal cleavage/methylation domain-containing protein, which produces MKSRKGKRRGFILLEVIVAITLLALVLTPLAAMVFKITSRSHRIIGSAYRNGVLMQQVNLLESQPFDSLAIGTSTLTSTAMPYPYTRTVTVSLISQIYELKAKQVILIITPTNTLYKPDTTVFVRSSANTLHALDTDDPEGS; this is translated from the coding sequence ATGAAATCACGCAAAGGGAAACGGCGTGGATTCATCCTCCTGGAAGTGATCGTCGCGATCACGCTCCTCGCACTGGTGCTCACACCCCTCGCAGCGATGGTGTTCAAGATCACCTCGCGGTCGCACCGCATCATCGGCAGTGCGTACCGCAACGGCGTGCTGATGCAGCAGGTGAATCTCCTCGAGTCTCAGCCGTTCGACAGTCTGGCTATCGGCACGAGCACTCTGACCAGCACCGCAATGCCGTACCCGTACACACGGACCGTAACTGTTTCGCTGATCTCTCAGATTTATGAGCTCAAGGCGAAGCAGGTGATTCTGATCATCACCCCGACGAACACGCTCTACAAGCCGGATACCACGGTGTTCGTGCGCTCGTCTGCCAATACCCTGCATGCGCTCGACACCGACGACCCGGAGGGCTCATGA
- a CDS encoding prepilin-type N-terminal cleavage/methylation domain-containing protein, protein MTPDSSRLIHTGQRKLGDRPRGRTAGFSMLEMLIVLIVVALLVAISIPKMARIMGHERVNRAAQVVVADLQNGFAMAGRQRAPVRLTFTPSTQTYVFTDRGSGTVLQTRVMNKQSEYSLTTLTSSPTTIDVLPNGIGSTSFTVTIAQGDYVRTVFASSAGFVRLVPL, encoded by the coding sequence ATGACGCCTGATTCAAGCCGCCTGATTCATACAGGTCAACGAAAGCTCGGAGATCGCCCGCGCGGACGCACTGCCGGATTCAGCATGCTCGAGATGCTGATCGTGCTCATAGTCGTCGCGTTGCTTGTAGCGATCAGCATTCCGAAGATGGCTCGCATAATGGGACACGAACGCGTGAACCGAGCCGCGCAGGTCGTGGTCGCCGATCTTCAGAACGGGTTTGCGATGGCTGGCCGCCAGCGGGCGCCGGTGCGACTCACCTTCACCCCGAGCACCCAGACGTACGTGTTCACCGATCGCGGGTCGGGGACCGTGCTGCAGACGCGCGTGATGAACAAACAGTCGGAGTATTCGCTTACCACGCTCACGTCGTCGCCGACGACGATCGACGTCCTGCCGAACGGAATCGGCTCGACGTCGTTCACTGTGACGATCGCGCAGGGCGACTACGTGCGGACGGTGTTTGCCTCGAGCGCCGGCTTCGTTCGTCTGGTGCCGTTGTGA
- the trxA gene encoding thioredoxin: protein MTDVKTIAGRATIRCQFCGSWNRVDVSRAADRPKCGKCGKPMLLDRPLHLDDESFERTIAESEVPILVDFYADWCGPCKMMAPAVDQLAANYTGRAVVAKLNTDASPKTSLSFNIRGIPTSIIFSDGKEVARQSGAIPYQALATLLDKAI, encoded by the coding sequence ATGACTGATGTAAAGACGATTGCCGGCAGGGCTACGATTCGCTGCCAGTTCTGCGGGAGCTGGAACAGGGTGGATGTCAGCCGGGCGGCCGATCGCCCCAAATGCGGGAAATGCGGAAAGCCGATGCTCCTCGACCGTCCGCTGCATCTCGACGACGAGAGCTTTGAGCGGACGATCGCGGAGAGCGAGGTGCCAATCTTGGTCGACTTCTATGCGGATTGGTGCGGGCCCTGCAAGATGATGGCGCCCGCGGTGGATCAGCTTGCTGCTAATTACACCGGACGTGCCGTTGTCGCGAAGCTCAACACCGACGCGTCACCAAAAACGTCGTTGTCGTTCAACATCCGCGGCATTCCCACGTCCATAATTTTCAGCGATGGCAAGGAAGTGGCGCGCCAGTCGGGGGCAATTCCCTACCAGGCTCTGGCAACACTGCTCGACAAGGCCATCTGA